A region from the Oceanidesulfovibrio marinus genome encodes:
- the pspA gene encoding phage shock protein PspA: protein MGIFTRFKDIVSANINAMLDRAEDPEKLIKLMVREMEDTLVELKSACAATMADRSRAAREMDDVQERVDTWAARAELAVQKGRDDLAREALMEKRRHQERADHLDEELTKLDALVEQSQDDIHALEDKLEHAREKKRLLVQRHIRANTQKRANEDIRRAESQDAMLRFEQFEQRIERMEAEAEISKPRRHSSLEEEFAILESDGDIEEELRNIKEGAKKPASGQQAAEGTKE from the coding sequence ATGGGTATCTTCACACGCTTCAAGGACATCGTCAGCGCGAACATCAACGCGATGCTCGACCGCGCCGAGGACCCTGAGAAGCTCATCAAGCTCATGGTCCGCGAGATGGAGGACACCCTTGTGGAGTTGAAGTCCGCCTGCGCCGCGACCATGGCGGACCGTTCACGCGCCGCGAGGGAGATGGACGACGTGCAGGAACGCGTGGACACCTGGGCCGCCCGGGCTGAGCTGGCCGTGCAAAAGGGCCGCGACGACCTGGCCCGCGAGGCGCTTATGGAGAAGCGCCGGCATCAGGAACGCGCCGACCATCTGGACGAGGAGCTGACCAAGCTGGACGCCCTCGTGGAGCAGTCCCAGGACGATATTCACGCCCTGGAGGACAAGCTGGAGCACGCCCGCGAGAAGAAGCGCCTGCTCGTGCAGCGGCACATCCGCGCCAATACGCAGAAGCGCGCCAACGAGGACATCCGCCGCGCCGAGAGCCAGGACGCCATGCTGCGCTTCGAGCAGTTCGAGCAGCGCATCGAGCGCATGGAGGCCGAGGCTGAGATCTCCAAGCCGCGCCGCCACAGCAGCCTGGAGGAAGAGTTCGCCATACTGGAGTCCGACGGCGACATCGAGGAAGAGCTCCGGAACATCAAGGAAGGCGCGAAGAAGCCTGCGTCTGGACAACAGGCCGCCGAGGGCACTAAGGAATGA
- a CDS encoding envelope stress response membrane protein PspB, which yields MFHHFPFMFLIWFVVLPVGLVMLVVYGMARIFRKSDTEERAARDEEARLNHELVDSMDRLERRIESLETILHDHMTPTGEEDAPPPPPHNKDQR from the coding sequence ATGTTCCACCACTTTCCCTTCATGTTCCTCATCTGGTTCGTCGTCCTGCCAGTCGGACTGGTGATGCTCGTGGTCTATGGCATGGCCCGGATCTTCAGAAAGAGCGACACAGAGGAACGAGCGGCCCGCGATGAAGAGGCGCGCCTCAATCATGAGCTTGTCGATTCCATGGATCGGCTGGAACGGCGCATCGAGTCGCTAGAAACGATTCTGCATGACCACATGACCCCAACCGGCGAGGAGGACGCCCCTCCACCGCCGCCCCATAACAAGGATCAACGATGA
- a CDS encoding PspC domain-containing protein — translation MNYGRRRGPYRARDGAILGVIKGLAEYFSFPVFWMRVIGVFFMLATGFWPAVFVYLIVALIMKPTPREYAQPCGNQGSYESGQSAQSGRYSQTSCGPQPSRAQQLKKRFDRLEQRIRRMEDVVTSREFEWDSRMGRRRQSQR, via the coding sequence ATGAACTATGGAAGACGACGTGGACCATACCGCGCCCGCGACGGCGCCATTCTCGGCGTGATCAAGGGGCTTGCGGAGTACTTCAGCTTCCCGGTCTTCTGGATGCGGGTGATAGGCGTGTTCTTCATGCTGGCAACCGGTTTCTGGCCGGCGGTCTTCGTGTACCTCATCGTGGCGCTGATCATGAAGCCCACGCCCCGGGAGTATGCACAGCCCTGCGGCAACCAGGGTAGCTACGAGTCTGGCCAATCCGCCCAATCCGGCCGGTACAGTCAGACTTCCTGTGGACCGCAGCCCTCCCGGGCCCAGCAGCTCAAGAAGCGGTTTGACCGTCTGGAGCAGCGCATCCGCCGCATGGAGGACGTGGTCACCAGCCGGGAGTTCGAATGGGATTCGCGCATGGGGCGTCGCCGCCAGTCACAGCGCTGA
- a CDS encoding DMT family transporter, with amino-acid sequence MNWSYLLLALAAGMCVPVQAGINARLGTHIGGPVPAAFISFLVGTLALAIYLALVKTGFTLRGAADQTSWWYWSGGVLGAIFVSVTIFLAPRLGATTMLATIVFAQMLSSLIVDHYGLLDFPVKTASPMRILGVVLVFAGVLLVRK; translated from the coding sequence ATGAACTGGAGTTACTTGCTCCTCGCGCTGGCCGCTGGCATGTGCGTTCCTGTGCAGGCCGGCATCAACGCCCGGCTGGGTACGCATATCGGCGGTCCTGTCCCCGCCGCCTTTATTTCTTTCCTGGTGGGCACGCTCGCTCTGGCGATCTACCTGGCCCTGGTCAAGACCGGGTTTACCCTCCGCGGCGCAGCGGATCAGACATCGTGGTGGTACTGGTCGGGCGGTGTGCTTGGCGCAATTTTCGTGAGCGTCACCATCTTTCTGGCCCCGCGCCTGGGCGCAACCACCATGCTCGCCACCATCGTCTTTGCGCAGATGCTGTCTTCGCTCATCGTGGACCACTACGGCCTGCTCGACTTCCCGGTCAAGACAGCGTCGCCCATGCGCATTCTCGGCGTAGTTCTGGTGTTCGCGGGCGTATTGCTCGTTCGCAAGTAG
- a CDS encoding MotA/TolQ/ExbB proton channel family protein produces MDTIDIFAVFDSASPLIQAEYILLLVMSLAGWAIIFAKAIQFYRARKDVERDLDAINNIRSMDELVQDMRNGSDTVSRKLIREGVLEYEQLQRVEATPGERARILLENVRQAMQEEGIASSRRLSKSLDFLAMSANAAPLMGLFGTVWGIFHSFQGFSAMKQASLMVVGAGLAEALGTTIAGLLVAIPASVAYNFLVGKLLSLEDGLQAISVVFMTIMKQDLAEHVEPLQIGETKRSEEQSFPALQLGRKR; encoded by the coding sequence ATGGACACCATCGACATCTTCGCGGTTTTCGACAGCGCATCGCCCCTCATCCAGGCAGAGTATATCCTGCTGCTCGTCATGTCCCTGGCAGGCTGGGCGATAATCTTCGCCAAGGCCATCCAGTTCTACCGGGCGCGCAAGGACGTGGAGCGCGACCTCGACGCCATCAACAATATCCGCTCCATGGACGAGCTGGTTCAGGATATGCGCAACGGCTCGGACACGGTCTCGCGCAAGCTCATCCGTGAAGGCGTGCTGGAGTACGAGCAGCTGCAGCGGGTGGAGGCCACTCCGGGGGAACGGGCGCGCATCCTGCTGGAGAACGTGCGGCAGGCCATGCAGGAGGAAGGCATCGCCAGCTCGCGCCGGCTCTCCAAGAGCCTGGACTTCCTGGCCATGTCGGCCAACGCTGCGCCGCTCATGGGCCTGTTCGGCACGGTTTGGGGCATCTTCCACTCATTCCAAGGGTTTTCCGCCATGAAGCAAGCGAGCCTCATGGTGGTGGGAGCCGGCCTGGCCGAAGCGCTGGGCACCACCATCGCCGGCCTGCTCGTGGCCATACCGGCCTCGGTGGCCTATAACTTCCTGGTGGGCAAGCTTCTTTCGCTGGAGGACGGCCTGCAGGCCATCTCGGTCGTTTTCATGACGATCATGAAGCAGGACCTGGCCGAGCATGTGGAGCCGCTGCAGATAGGAGAGACGAAACGATCCGAGGAGCAATCCTTTCCGGCATTGCAACTTGGCCGGAAACGTTGA
- a CDS encoding PilZ domain-containing protein → MSNVSDEERRRWMRVVISDSQGDNQVIIHRDNHEPFYAKIVDFSLGGLKLLCSDEEGQCTLPCPALKHGERLYIERCNVEPYCQLLSNLEVHVVWSSGDAVGCCFEIDNNCG, encoded by the coding sequence GTGAGTAATGTTTCCGACGAGGAAAGACGCCGCTGGATGCGCGTCGTCATCTCCGATTCCCAGGGCGACAATCAGGTCATCATCCACCGCGACAATCACGAGCCGTTTTACGCCAAAATCGTAGACTTCAGCCTGGGCGGTCTGAAGCTTCTCTGCTCGGACGAGGAAGGCCAGTGCACCCTGCCCTGCCCTGCCCTCAAACACGGCGAACGCCTGTACATCGAGCGGTGCAACGTGGAGCCGTATTGCCAGCTTCTTTCCAACCTTGAGGTCCACGTTGTCTGGAGCAGCGGTGACGCCGTGGGATGCTGCTTCGAAATAGATAACAATTGTGGATAA
- a CDS encoding helix-turn-helix domain-containing protein — MKDSLRQHLRQSCTDEELKRWFDPLVITPCDEERCFTIRFPHRFFAEWFSTTVRDKFEEQLSLFLGPGYTLRYADNNHDRTAAGAAAIGASTRTDFPFGHAFTLENYIANQKNHFPLATARQVAKARETQYNPFVICGPSGSGKTHLLKAMANEMSKTVDSNAIFYGTPDDLRVMVGSNSGTLKERFNDHVCLVLDDFHRVQDLPGVHEALLELFDDFHDSGRQMLFASTQGVAGMDNLPTSLKSRVEGGLVITLKQHDLDVRTRYVKRLCQSKRLKLTKTQMLTLAQRFEDFRFLQGILLKLFAFKELVHKEIQDKDFQSILQYAEETPASRVDPDKIMHVVADHFQVPVHELAGHKRSQNIVFARQMGIYLCRSLLGLSYPALGRLFGGKDHSTAMYAVKKIDERMADDPAVKHLVTQLKKKCS; from the coding sequence TTGAAAGACAGCCTGCGCCAACATCTCCGCCAGTCGTGCACGGACGAAGAGCTCAAGCGGTGGTTCGACCCGCTTGTGATTACGCCGTGCGACGAGGAGAGATGCTTCACCATCCGGTTTCCGCATCGCTTTTTCGCTGAATGGTTCTCCACCACGGTGCGCGACAAGTTCGAGGAGCAGCTGTCCCTGTTCCTGGGACCGGGCTATACCCTGCGTTATGCCGACAACAACCACGACAGGACCGCTGCCGGCGCCGCCGCCATTGGCGCGTCCACTCGCACGGATTTCCCCTTCGGCCACGCCTTCACCCTGGAAAACTACATAGCCAACCAGAAGAACCACTTCCCCCTGGCCACGGCCAGGCAGGTGGCGAAAGCGCGCGAAACGCAGTACAACCCCTTCGTCATCTGCGGTCCCTCAGGATCGGGAAAGACGCACCTACTCAAGGCGATGGCCAACGAGATGAGCAAGACCGTGGATTCCAACGCCATCTTCTACGGTACGCCGGATGATCTGCGGGTCATGGTAGGCTCCAATAGCGGCACGCTCAAGGAGCGGTTCAACGATCACGTGTGTCTGGTGCTGGACGACTTCCACAGGGTGCAGGATCTGCCCGGAGTGCACGAGGCCCTGCTTGAGCTGTTCGACGATTTTCACGACTCCGGCCGGCAGATGCTCTTTGCCAGCACGCAGGGCGTGGCCGGCATGGACAACCTGCCCACGAGCCTCAAGTCCCGCGTGGAGGGCGGGCTGGTCATTACGCTCAAGCAGCACGATCTCGACGTGCGCACCCGCTACGTGAAACGGCTCTGCCAGTCCAAGCGGCTCAAGCTCACCAAGACGCAGATGCTGACCCTGGCCCAACGGTTCGAGGACTTCCGCTTCCTCCAGGGCATCCTGCTCAAGCTCTTTGCCTTCAAGGAGCTGGTGCACAAGGAGATTCAGGACAAGGACTTCCAGTCCATCCTGCAGTATGCCGAGGAAACCCCGGCGAGCCGCGTGGACCCCGATAAAATCATGCACGTGGTGGCCGACCACTTCCAGGTGCCCGTGCATGAGCTGGCTGGACACAAAAGGAGTCAGAACATAGTCTTCGCCAGGCAGATGGGCATCTACCTGTGCCGTTCGTTGCTGGGGTTATCTTACCCGGCGCTGGGACGTCTTTTCGGCGGCAAGGACCACTCCACGGCGATGTACGCGGTGAAGAAGATCGACGAGCGCATGGCCGATGATCCGGCCGTGAAACACCTTGTCACGCAGCTGAAGAAAAAATGTTCGTAA
- the dnaN gene encoding DNA polymerase III subunit beta gives MIVKVYKEDILEGLQKSANIIPAKTGAAYLRTIWVKAENGQLSLMSTDSNLEFAGSYQAEIVEEGLAGVQGRSFYDLVKRLPPGEITLKLESDGRTMIIEQNQRNYKLPTNDVTWFQNLNAFPDVQTVVWSGDYLEELIDRVAYCISDEDTMEAIACMSMKPSPEEGADGKLEACGLNGHQFSMVSFVNQDLAEIIPEEGILIQKKYIMELKKWLASDSVELAISEKRLFFRSGDGRETFSLPLSYYQYPDYRNFLSKLKEDSVSTLGVNRAALADSLERLLIFNTENNRCTYFDFGGDGLVLTTQGQEVGSAKETLEADFKGDLKRIAFPTRNLIEMLGHFASESVGFTLTGAEGPCGIRGEDDPDYLTIIMPMKIVEETYYSEEDI, from the coding sequence ATGATTGTTAAAGTTTATAAAGAGGACATCCTCGAAGGTCTCCAGAAGTCGGCCAACATCATACCGGCCAAGACTGGCGCAGCATATCTGCGGACCATCTGGGTGAAGGCGGAGAACGGACAGCTCTCCCTGATGTCCACGGACTCGAACCTCGAGTTCGCCGGCTCCTACCAGGCCGAGATAGTCGAGGAAGGTCTCGCCGGCGTGCAGGGCCGCTCCTTCTACGACCTCGTCAAAAGGCTGCCTCCAGGCGAGATCACACTCAAGCTCGAGAGCGACGGCCGCACCATGATCATCGAGCAGAACCAGCGGAACTACAAGCTGCCCACCAACGACGTTACCTGGTTCCAGAACCTCAACGCCTTCCCGGACGTGCAGACAGTGGTCTGGTCGGGCGATTACCTCGAAGAGCTCATCGACCGCGTGGCCTACTGCATCTCGGACGAGGACACCATGGAGGCCATCGCCTGCATGAGCATGAAGCCCTCGCCCGAGGAAGGCGCCGACGGCAAGCTGGAGGCGTGCGGCCTCAACGGCCACCAGTTCTCCATGGTCTCCTTTGTCAATCAGGATCTTGCCGAGATCATTCCGGAAGAAGGCATCCTGATCCAGAAGAAGTACATCATGGAGCTCAAGAAGTGGCTGGCCAGCGACTCCGTAGAGCTCGCCATCAGCGAGAAGCGCCTCTTTTTCCGCAGCGGCGACGGCCGGGAGACCTTCAGCCTGCCGCTCTCCTACTACCAGTACCCGGACTACCGGAACTTCCTCTCCAAGCTGAAGGAAGACTCGGTCTCCACCCTGGGCGTGAACCGCGCGGCCCTGGCCGACTCCCTGGAGCGCCTGCTCATTTTCAACACCGAGAACAACCGCTGCACCTACTTTGATTTCGGCGGCGATGGCCTTGTGCTCACCACCCAGGGCCAGGAAGTGGGCTCGGCCAAGGAGACCCTGGAAGCCGACTTCAAGGGCGATCTCAAGCGCATCGCGTTCCCCACGCGCAATCTCATAGAAATGCTGGGCCATTTCGCCTCTGAGTCTGTGGGCTTCACCCTGACCGGGGCCGAGGGTCCGTGCGGCATTCGAGGCGAGGATGATCCCGACTATCTCACCATCATCATGCCGATGAAGATAGTCGAGGAGACGTATTATAGTGAGGAAGACATTTAA
- the gyrB gene encoding DNA topoisomerase (ATP-hydrolyzing) subunit B: MTDHSNSYGSGTIKVLKGLEAVRKRPAMYIGSTDIRGLHHLVWEVVDNSVDESMAGYCDKIRVKLHLDNSITVSDNGRGIPVDMHPTEKKPAVEVVLTVLHAGGKFDNETYKVSGGLHGVGVSVVNALSEFLEVTVKRDGKRYRQRYERGAPVSPLEELGEAEYTGTTIRFRPDEEIFETNEYNAETLRKRFEELAYLNKGLEIEFIDERSGESFTYHAEGGIRQFIKDLNSGETGIHSIVYGEGSADDVAIEFGLQYNAGYKENVLTFANNIRTKEGGTHLAGFKTALTRALNKYVENADLPKKLKQKLSGDDVREGLTAVVSVKVPMPQFEGQTKTKLGNSEVTGLVSGLVYDKLNTFFEENPKDAKIIVEKAVDAARAREAARKAKDLVRRKGALSDNSLPGKLADCQSKDPGVSELFIVEGDSAGGSAKQGRDPSNQAILPLRGKILNVERTRFDKMLNNKEIKALITAMGAGIGEEDLDLEKLRYHKIVIMTDADVDGAHIRTLLLTFFFRQYAELIERGYLYIAQPPLFRAFNSKTERFIKDEPELKAFLLDRVSDDLVVVSENGLSFTGSQIVDLLKGVSFVRDKIDEVENIGIARHMFLDFLQYKIKLVPTDIEDDKGQEFMKYLEERGYVVNLHVEEDEEDRRAWLFLIDDKGHRAQIGVEFFNSRLYKSAYESFADIRGICGGLTFTMRRKKEEESEAKPMGSMFELLDAILDEAQKGISIQRYKGLGEMNAEQLWDTTMNPENRSMLKVSVDDAIEADSIFSDLMGDKVEPRREFIERNALLVEELDI, translated from the coding sequence ATGACTGATCATTCCAATTCGTACGGCTCTGGGACCATCAAGGTCCTCAAAGGCCTGGAGGCCGTTCGCAAACGGCCGGCCATGTATATCGGCTCCACGGACATCCGCGGCCTGCACCACCTCGTGTGGGAGGTTGTGGACAACTCCGTGGACGAGTCCATGGCCGGGTACTGCGACAAGATCCGGGTCAAGCTGCATCTCGACAACTCCATCACGGTCAGCGACAACGGCCGCGGTATCCCCGTGGACATGCACCCCACGGAGAAGAAGCCGGCCGTGGAGGTCGTGCTCACCGTGCTGCACGCCGGCGGCAAGTTCGACAACGAGACCTACAAGGTCTCCGGCGGCCTGCACGGCGTGGGCGTTTCCGTGGTCAACGCCCTGTCCGAGTTCCTGGAGGTCACGGTTAAGCGCGACGGCAAGCGTTACCGCCAGCGCTATGAGCGCGGCGCGCCTGTCTCTCCTCTGGAGGAGCTTGGCGAGGCCGAGTACACCGGAACCACCATCCGCTTCCGGCCGGACGAGGAGATCTTCGAGACCAACGAGTACAACGCCGAGACCCTGCGCAAGCGGTTCGAAGAGCTCGCCTACCTGAACAAGGGCCTGGAGATCGAGTTTATCGACGAGCGTAGCGGCGAGTCGTTCACCTACCACGCCGAAGGCGGCATCCGGCAGTTCATCAAGGACCTGAACAGCGGCGAGACCGGCATCCACTCCATCGTTTACGGCGAAGGCTCGGCCGACGACGTGGCCATCGAGTTCGGCCTGCAGTACAACGCCGGCTACAAGGAAAACGTCCTTACCTTTGCCAATAACATTCGCACCAAGGAAGGCGGCACCCACCTGGCCGGCTTCAAGACCGCCCTCACCCGCGCGCTGAACAAGTACGTGGAGAATGCGGACCTGCCCAAGAAGCTCAAGCAGAAGCTTTCCGGCGACGACGTGCGCGAGGGCCTCACGGCCGTGGTCAGCGTCAAGGTGCCCATGCCGCAGTTCGAGGGCCAGACCAAGACCAAGCTCGGCAACTCCGAGGTTACCGGCCTGGTCTCCGGCCTGGTCTACGACAAGCTCAACACGTTCTTCGAGGAGAACCCCAAGGACGCCAAGATCATCGTGGAGAAGGCCGTGGACGCGGCCCGCGCCCGCGAGGCGGCGCGCAAGGCCAAGGACCTGGTGCGCAGAAAAGGCGCCCTGTCGGACAACTCCCTGCCCGGCAAGCTGGCGGACTGCCAGTCCAAGGACCCGGGCGTGTCCGAGCTGTTCATCGTCGAGGGCGACTCGGCCGGCGGCTCGGCCAAGCAGGGACGCGATCCCTCCAACCAGGCCATCCTCCCCCTGCGCGGCAAGATCCTTAATGTTGAGCGCACACGCTTCGACAAGATGCTCAACAACAAGGAGATCAAGGCGCTTATCACAGCCATGGGCGCGGGCATCGGCGAGGAAGACCTCGACCTGGAAAAGCTGCGCTACCACAAGATCGTGATTATGACCGATGCCGACGTGGACGGCGCGCACATCCGCACCCTGCTGCTCACCTTCTTCTTCCGCCAATATGCCGAGCTCATCGAGCGCGGCTACCTGTACATCGCGCAGCCGCCGCTGTTCCGCGCCTTCAACTCCAAGACGGAGCGGTTCATCAAGGACGAGCCCGAGCTCAAGGCGTTCCTGTTGGATCGCGTCAGCGACGACCTCGTGGTGGTCTCCGAGAACGGCCTGAGCTTTACCGGATCGCAGATCGTGGATCTGCTCAAGGGTGTCAGCTTCGTGCGCGACAAGATCGACGAGGTGGAGAACATCGGCATCGCACGCCACATGTTCCTGGATTTTCTTCAGTACAAAATCAAGCTCGTGCCCACCGACATCGAAGATGACAAGGGCCAGGAGTTCATGAAGTATCTGGAGGAACGCGGCTACGTGGTCAACCTCCATGTGGAGGAGGACGAGGAAGACCGCCGGGCCTGGCTTTTCCTCATCGACGACAAGGGCCATCGCGCGCAGATCGGCGTGGAGTTCTTCAACTCCCGGCTCTACAAGTCCGCCTATGAGTCCTTTGCCGACATCCGCGGCATCTGCGGCGGCCTCACCTTCACCATGCGCAGGAAAAAGGAGGAGGAGAGCGAGGCCAAGCCCATGGGAAGCATGTTCGAGCTGCTGGACGCCATTCTGGACGAGGCCCAGAAGGGCATCTCCATCCAGCGCTACAAGGGTCTGGGCGAGATGAACGCCGAGCAGCTCTGGGACACCACCATGAACCCCGAGAACCGGAGCATGCTTAAGGTCTCCGTGGACGACGCCATCGAGGCGGACTCCATCTTCTCCGACCTGATGGGAGACAAGGTGGAGCCGCGGCGCGAGTTCATCGAACGAAACGCACTCCTCGTCGAGGAGCTCGACATATAA
- the gyrA gene encoding DNA gyrase subunit A, translating into MTDSISIEKEIRKSYLEYSLSVIIGRAIPDVRDGLKPVHRRILYAMYDLGNSWNRPYKKSARVVGDVIGKYHPHGDSAVYDALVRMAQNFSMRDLLVDGQGNFGSIDGDAAAAMRYTEVRMTRLTSEFLSDIEKETVDYRANYDNTLQEPVVLPTKVPNLLLNGSSGIAVGMATNIPPHNLGELVEGLLLILDKPETTVGELMQLIKGPDFPTGASVFAGEGLRDAYTTGRGSVRVRGEVEVVERKKGFESIIISEIPYAVNKSTLVEKIAQLVNDRKIEGISDLRDESDRKGIRVVIDLKKGTIPDIVVNSLYKYTQLETSFGFNMLAVVNNRPQLLSLRQILEHFLEHRREVILRRTRYDLRKAEERLHIVEGLRIAIDNIDEIIELIRAAPDPATAKAKLMERFELSEVQSQAILDMRLQRLTGLERDKLEEEYAELIKRIEYLNSILQSEGVLVGVIRDELEEIKKAYVTPRRTRIMAEEATGIDIEDLIPDEEVVITLSRRGYIKRTPLDTYQQQRRGGKGIAGVATSDGDIIQNFLVTTNHQYLLLFTNRGRMYQLKAHQVPEGSRTAKGAHIANLLPLEKDEWAATVLSIREFSEDRFFLFVTRQGVVKRTSADQYSRCRRTGLIAVGLRDEDELITVRNVSSADEVILATAKGMSIHFSLKDVRPMGRSSMGVKGIALGKKDEVVSAVIPSEETRPQILTISEKGFGKRSSLDLYRLQSRGGKGIINMRTTSKTGSVLGATAVNEEDEIVLLTSTNKIIRTSVQDISLVGRATQGVRVVRLDNGGTAVAFDIVQENTI; encoded by the coding sequence GTGACAGATTCAATCTCCATCGAGAAAGAGATACGCAAGTCGTATCTGGAGTACTCCCTGTCCGTCATCATCGGACGCGCCATTCCGGACGTCCGCGACGGCCTCAAGCCCGTGCACCGGCGCATTCTCTACGCCATGTACGACCTGGGCAACTCCTGGAACCGGCCGTACAAGAAGTCCGCCCGCGTGGTCGGCGACGTCATCGGTAAGTACCACCCCCACGGCGACAGCGCTGTGTACGACGCCCTGGTGCGCATGGCGCAGAACTTCTCCATGCGCGATCTCCTGGTAGACGGCCAGGGTAACTTCGGCTCCATCGACGGCGACGCCGCGGCGGCCATGCGTTACACCGAAGTCCGCATGACCCGGCTGACCAGCGAGTTCCTCTCGGACATCGAGAAGGAAACCGTCGACTACCGGGCCAACTACGACAACACCCTGCAGGAACCCGTTGTCCTGCCCACCAAGGTGCCGAACCTGCTGCTCAACGGCTCGTCCGGCATCGCCGTGGGCATGGCCACGAACATTCCGCCCCACAACCTGGGCGAGCTCGTGGAAGGCCTGCTGCTGATCCTGGACAAGCCGGAAACCACGGTGGGCGAACTCATGCAGCTCATCAAGGGACCGGACTTCCCTACCGGCGCATCCGTTTTTGCCGGCGAGGGTCTGCGCGACGCCTACACCACGGGCCGCGGCTCCGTGCGCGTGCGCGGCGAGGTGGAGGTGGTGGAGCGCAAGAAGGGCTTCGAGTCCATCATCATCTCCGAGATCCCCTACGCCGTGAACAAGTCCACGCTGGTGGAAAAGATCGCCCAGCTGGTCAACGACCGGAAGATCGAGGGCATCAGCGACCTGCGCGACGAGTCCGATCGCAAGGGCATCCGTGTGGTCATTGACCTCAAGAAGGGCACCATCCCGGATATCGTCGTCAACTCGCTCTACAAGTACACCCAGCTTGAGACGAGCTTCGGCTTCAACATGCTCGCAGTGGTCAACAACCGGCCGCAGCTTCTGAGCCTGCGACAGATCCTGGAGCACTTCCTGGAGCACCGCCGCGAGGTCATCCTGCGCCGCACCCGCTACGACCTGCGCAAGGCCGAGGAGCGGCTGCACATCGTCGAAGGCCTGCGCATCGCCATCGACAACATCGACGAGATCATCGAGCTGATTCGCGCCGCGCCCGATCCGGCCACCGCCAAGGCAAAGCTCATGGAGCGATTCGAGCTCTCCGAGGTCCAGAGCCAGGCCATCCTGGACATGCGCCTGCAGCGCCTCACCGGGCTGGAGCGCGACAAGCTGGAGGAAGAGTACGCCGAGCTCATCAAGCGCATCGAGTACCTGAACTCCATCCTCCAGAGCGAGGGCGTGCTCGTGGGCGTCATCCGCGACGAGCTGGAAGAGATCAAGAAGGCCTACGTCACGCCGCGCCGCACGCGCATCATGGCCGAGGAGGCCACCGGCATCGACATCGAGGACCTCATTCCGGACGAGGAAGTGGTCATCACCCTGTCTCGCCGCGGATACATCAAGCGTACGCCGCTGGACACCTATCAACAGCAGCGCCGCGGCGGCAAAGGCATCGCCGGCGTGGCCACGTCGGACGGGGACATCATCCAGAACTTCCTCGTCACGACCAACCACCAGTACCTGCTGCTCTTCACCAACCGCGGCCGCATGTACCAGCTCAAGGCGCATCAGGTGCCGGAAGGTTCGCGCACGGCCAAGGGCGCGCACATCGCCAACCTGCTGCCCCTGGAAAAAGACGAGTGGGCTGCCACGGTGCTCTCCATCCGCGAGTTCAGCGAGGACCGCTTCTTCCTCTTCGTCACCAGGCAGGGTGTGGTCAAGCGCACCAGCGCGGACCAGTACTCCCGCTGCCGGCGCACCGGCCTCATTGCCGTGGGCCTGCGCGATGAGGACGAACTCATCACCGTGCGCAACGTGAGCAGCGCCGACGAGGTGATCCTGGCCACGGCCAAGGGCATGTCCATCCACTTCAGCCTCAAGGACGTTCGGCCCATGGGCCGCTCCTCCATGGGCGTGAAGGGCATTGCCCTGGGCAAGAAGGACGAGGTCGTCTCCGCCGTGATCCCGAGCGAGGAAACCCGTCCCCAGATCCTGACGATCTCGGAAAAGGGCTTCGGCAAACGCTCCTCGCTTGACCTCTACCGGCTGCAGTCGCGCGGCGGCAAGGGCATCATCAACATGCGGACCACCTCCAAGACAGGTAGCGTGCTCGGAGCAACCGCCGTGAACGAGGAGGACGAGATCGTCCTGCTCACCTCCACCAACAAGATCATCCGCACCTCGGTCCAGGACATCAGCCTTGTGGGCCGCGCCACGCAGGGCGTGCGCGTCGTTCGCCTGGACAACGGCGGAACGGCCGTGGCCTTCGACATCGTGCAGGAAAATACGATCTAG